In Mycobacterium sp. JS623, one genomic interval encodes:
- the ppk2 gene encoding polyphosphate kinase 2, with product MTLDSHGYRVHDDDDDDPILLDGNGIPVDTWRENYPYDERMSRDEYEEQKRLLQIELLKLQKWSQANGHRHVIVFEGRDAAGKGGTIKRFMEHLNPRGARVVALEKPTERERTQWYFQRYVHHLPAHGEMVMFDRSWYNRAGVERVMGFCTPKQHAEFIRQVPLFEQMLVNDGISLTKLWFSVSPSEQRTRFTIRQVDPVRQWKLSPTDLASLDKWDSYTAAKEDMFAWTDTEIAPWMVVKSNDKKRARVNAMRYVLSKFDYDNKDHEVVGRPDPLIVGRALTD from the coding sequence GTGACTCTGGATTCACACGGCTACCGCGTGCACGACGACGACGATGACGACCCGATCCTGCTCGACGGCAACGGCATTCCCGTCGACACCTGGCGGGAGAACTATCCGTACGACGAACGCATGTCGCGCGACGAGTACGAGGAGCAGAAGCGGCTGCTGCAGATCGAACTGTTGAAGCTGCAGAAGTGGAGCCAGGCCAACGGTCACCGGCATGTCATCGTGTTCGAGGGTCGCGACGCCGCAGGCAAGGGCGGCACCATCAAGCGGTTCATGGAGCACCTCAACCCGCGCGGCGCTCGCGTCGTCGCCCTGGAGAAGCCGACCGAGCGGGAACGCACGCAGTGGTACTTCCAGCGCTACGTTCACCATCTGCCCGCCCACGGCGAGATGGTGATGTTCGACCGGTCCTGGTACAACCGGGCCGGCGTCGAGCGGGTGATGGGGTTCTGCACACCCAAGCAGCACGCGGAGTTCATCCGGCAGGTCCCGCTGTTCGAGCAGATGCTGGTCAATGACGGCATCAGCCTGACCAAGCTGTGGTTCTCGGTGTCGCCGTCCGAGCAGCGCACCCGGTTCACCATCCGCCAGGTCGACCCGGTGCGGCAGTGGAAGCTGTCGCCGACGGACCTCGCGTCGCTGGACAAATGGGACTCCTACACCGCGGCCAAGGAAGACATGTTCGCCTGGACGGACACCGAAATCGCGCCGTGGATGGTGGTCAAGAGCAACGACAAGAAGCGTGCTCGGGTCAACGCCATGCGCTACGTGTTGAGTAAGTTCGACTACGACAACAAGGACCACGAGGTGGTCGGCAGGCCGGATCCCCTCATCGTGGGGCGTGCCCTGACCGACTGA